The Pectobacterium sp. A5351 genome contains the following window.
CGTTCCAGACGTTCATGATTATAAATCAGCCCGGCAGCCAATAGATCGGCGTCGTCACCGTCCAGATCGTCAAACAGTTCGTCAAGATTCTTACGTGACGACACCACCAGCTTGACGCCGAGGTAGTCGGCGAAACGTTTTGCCAGTTCATAATCCAGACCAGTCGGGGATCCGTTGCTCAAGGCATAAGTCAGCGGTGAATTAACCGTGCTGATACGCAACTCACCGCGTGAGAGGATCTGCCTGAGCTGAACATCCTGGCTGCTGCGCCAGGGAATGCTAGGCCATAGCGCTAACGCCAGCAGTAACGTGATAATCCCGATGAAAAAATAATTTAATTTTAAAGGCTTCAAATAGTTATCTCTCGGCGGCCGTGTGGCCAGTCTGTCTGTAACGGCAGTTTTTTTATACGTCATTTCCCAGAGTGGGGGCATTTTGCTTAACAAACCGCCAGTGTGCAACTTTTATTGATTTGGTCACCGATTAATCATTCTCCTGATGCGATGTGAAATTATCGCCACGCAAACGGTTTCGTCCGGGAGAAGGATTCTCTATAATGTGCGCGTTTCCCCCCTGTTGTGCCCAATGGCTGCATCGCAGCCAGTGCATCGAAGACGAGAGAACTTTAGATTATGGAAATACTGCGTGGTTCACCTGCTTTATCGGCTTTTCGTATTAATAAATTGCTGGTCCGCTGCAAAGAGCACGTTTTGCCGGTTAGCGATATCTATGCTGAATACGTACATTTCGCCGATGTCAGCGCCCCGCTGAACACCGATGAACAGGCCAAACTGACACGTTTGCTGAAGTATGGTCCTTCTCTCGCGGAGCACGAGCCGCAAGGCCATCTGTTACTGGTCACGCCGCGTCCCGGCACAATTTCACCGTGGTCTTCCAAAGCCACAGATATCGCCCATAACTGTGGATTAAGCAAAGTGCTGCGTCTGGAACGCGGTCTGGCTTTCTATATTCATGCGCCTACGCTGAGCGATGAGCAGTGGCAGCAACTGGGGGCATTGCTGCATGACCGGATGATGGAAAGCGTATTTAGCGACCTGAAACAGGCCGAAGCGCTGTTCTCCCATCATCAGCCTGCACCTTTCAAACGCATCGAAATTCTGCTGCAAGGGCGTCAGGCGCTGGAAGAAGCGAACGTCCGTCTGGGACTGGCATTAGCGGAAGATGAAATTGATTATCTGCTGGAAGCCTTCACCAAACTGGGCCGCAATCCTAACGATATCGAACTGTATATGTTCGCGCAGGCGAACTCTGAACACTGTCGCCACAAGATTTTTAACGCTGATTGGGTGATCGACGGCGTCGCTCAGCCAAAGTCACTGTTCAAAATGATTAAAAACACCTTTGAACACACGCCCGATCACGTTCTCTCTGCCTATAAAGATAACGCCGCCGTCATGGAAGGTTCTGCTGTCGGCCGTTTCTACACCGATGCCAACGGGCAATATGCTTACCATCAGGAAGATGCACATATCCTGATGAAGGTTGAAACGCATAACCACCCAACCGCGATTTCGCCGTGGCCGGGCGCAGCAACAGGATCCGGTGGTGAAATTCGTGATGAAGGCGCAACAGGCCGTGGCTCCAAGCCGAAAGCGGGTCTGGTGGGCTTCTCCGTATCGAACCTGCGTATTCCTGGCTTTATTCAGCCCTGGGAAGAAGAAGAGTTCGGCAAGCCAGAGCGTATTGTCAGCGCGCTGGATATCATGACTGAAGGCCCTCTGGGCGGCTCGGCATTCAACAACGAATTCGGTCGTCCTGCACTGACGGGCTATTTCCGTACTTATGAAGAGCGCGTCGATAGCCACAATGGCACAGAACTGCGCGGCTACCACAAACCGATCATGCTGGCGGGCGGTATTGGCAACATCCGCGCCGATCACGTCAAGAAAGGTGAAATTAGCGTCGGTGCCAAGCTGATTGTACTGGGCGGGCCGTCCATGAATATCGGTCTGGGCGGCGGGGCAGCCTCTTCTATGGCATCGGGTCAGTCCGATGCGGATCTGGATTTTGCTTCTGTACAGCGTGATAACCCGGAAATGGAACGTCGCTGTCAGGAAGTGATCGACCGCTGCTGGCAATTGGGTGAAGCCAACCCGATCTTATTTATCCATGATGTTGGCGCAGGTGGTCTGTCCAACGCAATGCCAGAGCTGGTGAGCGACGGTGGCCGCGGTGGTCGCTTTGAACTGCGCGATATTCTGAACGATGAACCGGGCATGAGCCCGCTGGAAGTCTGGTGTAATGAATCGCAGGAGCGCTATGTTCTGGCCGTTGCGCCAGAGCAACTGGCACAGTTTGATGAGATTTGCCGTCGTGAACGCGCACCTTATGCGGTGATTGGCGAGGCGACGGAAGAACTGCATCTGACGATGAACGATCGTCACTTTAACAACAAACCTATCGATTTGCCGCTGGATGTGCTGCTGGGTAAAACGCCGAAGATGCTGCGTGACGTTGAGCGTAAGCGGGTTGAAGGTGCCCTGCTACAACGTGACGAAATCTATCTGGCCGAAGCGGTTGAGCGCGTGCTGCACTTGCCTGTCGTGGCAGAAAAAACCTTCCTGATCACGATCGGCGACCGCTCAGTTACCGGCATGGTAGCACGCGATCAGATGGTCGGTCCGTGGCAGGTGCCGGTGGCTGACTGTGCCGTGACTACCGCCAGCCTGGATAGCTATTACGGCGAGGCAATGTCTATCGGCGAACGTGCCCCAGTGGCGCTGCGTAACTTCGCTGCCTCCGCGCGTTTGGCCGTCGGTGAAGCGTTAACGAACATTGCGGCTACGCACATTGGCCCGCTTACTCGTGTGAAGCTGTCTGCGAACTGGATGGCGGCCGCAGGGCACCCAGGCGAAGATGCCGGACTGTACGAAGCGGTGAAAGCCGTGGGCGAGGAGCTGTGCCCGGCGCTGGGTCTGACGATTCCGGTGGGTAAAGACTCCATGTCGATGAAAACTCGCTGGCAGGAAGAGGGCGAAGATCGCGCGGTAACCTCGCCGATGTCGCTGGTGATCTCTGCGTTTGCCCGCGTTGAAGACGTGCGTAACACGGTAACGCCACAGCTGCGTACCGGACAGGATAATGCGCTGCTGCTCATCGATCTGGGTGCAGGCAATAAAGCATTGGGCGCGACGGCGCTGGCGCAGGTTTATCGTCAGTTGGGCCGTAAGACGGCAGATGTGCATAGCCCAGAACAGTTGGCGGGCTTCTTTAATGCCATACAACAGTTGGTCGCGGACAACGCGCTTCTGGCCTACCACGACCGTTCAGACGGCGGCCTGCTGGTTACGCTGGCAGAGATGGCGTTTGCTGGCCACTGTGGCATTACCGTCGATATCGCCTCTCAGGGTGAAGATACGCTGGCGACGTTGTTTAACGAAGAGTTGGGTGCCGTAATCCAGATCCCTGCTGCACGCCGTGCTGAAGTGAATGCCGTTCTGGCGCTGCATGGGTTAGCCGACTGTGTGCATTATCTCGGTCACGCTGAGGAAGGGACGCGTTTTACCATCAATAAAGGGGCGGAAGCGGTCTATCAGGAAAGCCGTTCAACGTTGCGCCGCTGGTGGGCAGAAACCAGCTGGCAGATGCAGCGCCTGCGTGATAATCCACAGTGTGCCGATCAGGAACATATCGCCAGACAGGATGATAACGATCCCGGTCTTAACGTGTCGCTGACCTTCGATCCGCAGGAAGATATTGCGGCACCTTATATTGCTAAGCATGTCCGCCCTAAAGTGGCTGTCCTGCGTGAACAGGGCGTGAACTCGCATGTAGAAATGGCGGCGGCATTCCACCGCGCTGGCTTTGATGCCATTGATATCCACATGAGCGACCTGCTGGCGAATCGCCGTAATTTGCAGGATTTCCAGGCGCTGGTTGCCTGCGGTGGTTTCTCTTACGGTGATGTGCTAGGCGCGGGTGAAGGCTGGGCTAAATCTATTCTGTTCAACTCTCGCGTGCGTGATGAATTCGCGGAATTCTTCCTGCGCCCGCAGACGCTGGCGCTGGGCGTATGTAACGGTTGCCAGATGATGTCCAATCTGCGTGAACTGATTCCAGGTGCCGACCTCTGGCCGCGTTTTGTTCGCAATAAATCCGATCGCTTTGAAGCACGCTTCAGTCTGGTCGAAGTGGAGAAAAGCCCGTCGCTGTTCATGAATGACATGGCTGGTTCGCGCATGCCAATTGCCGTTTCACACGGTGAAGGTCAGGTTGAAGTCCGTGACGGCGCGCACTTGGCGGCGATTGAAGAACATGGTCTGGTAGCGCTGCGTTATATCAACCACTACGGTCAGGTAACCGAGAACTATCCGGCTAACCCGAATGGTTCGCCAAACGGTATTACGGCGGTCACCAGTACCAGCGGTCGGGCAACCGTCATGATGCCGCACCCTGAACGTGTGTTCCGTACTGTTAGTAACTCCTGGCATCCGGAAGAATGGGGCGAGGATGGTCCGTGGATGCGTATGTTCCGTAATGCACGCAGACAGCTTGGCTGAGTGAATGCCTGATAGTGAAGGGGCTTCGGCCCCTTTTTTACGCCCGTTTTCTCAGTTTGTCGTTTTTTTGCGACGGACTGGTTTTTTGTTGTCTCTAATGGGTGACACTTAACTGATTGATTTATATTGGAAACATGGTGTTTTTATAAAGCTGTCTGTTTTTAGCGACATAAATGGCTGCTTTCGCGCGTATTTCCGTTATTGCTATTCCTGGATAATGGTTTTTTTGGCGAAAATTAAGTTAAATATCATTTATAATCAGTGTATTAAATTTATCCATCAATGATTGGCATGATAAGTGCTATATAACTCATGTTGCTCATTCAACTGGTTATGATTGCGTTGCTGACTGGCAAATATTTTCGCTCATAACATCTAGAATGATGCCAAAAGAAAGGGTGCCTATCGTCCACCAGACCGATAACAGGGCGTGAAAACGAACGTTATCAAGCATCGGGCGACACGTTGAGTGAGGCACCGCCTATTCAGTTATGCGGCCAGAGGGAGCGAT
Protein-coding sequences here:
- the purL gene encoding phosphoribosylformylglycinamidine synthase — its product is MEILRGSPALSAFRINKLLVRCKEHVLPVSDIYAEYVHFADVSAPLNTDEQAKLTRLLKYGPSLAEHEPQGHLLLVTPRPGTISPWSSKATDIAHNCGLSKVLRLERGLAFYIHAPTLSDEQWQQLGALLHDRMMESVFSDLKQAEALFSHHQPAPFKRIEILLQGRQALEEANVRLGLALAEDEIDYLLEAFTKLGRNPNDIELYMFAQANSEHCRHKIFNADWVIDGVAQPKSLFKMIKNTFEHTPDHVLSAYKDNAAVMEGSAVGRFYTDANGQYAYHQEDAHILMKVETHNHPTAISPWPGAATGSGGEIRDEGATGRGSKPKAGLVGFSVSNLRIPGFIQPWEEEEFGKPERIVSALDIMTEGPLGGSAFNNEFGRPALTGYFRTYEERVDSHNGTELRGYHKPIMLAGGIGNIRADHVKKGEISVGAKLIVLGGPSMNIGLGGGAASSMASGQSDADLDFASVQRDNPEMERRCQEVIDRCWQLGEANPILFIHDVGAGGLSNAMPELVSDGGRGGRFELRDILNDEPGMSPLEVWCNESQERYVLAVAPEQLAQFDEICRRERAPYAVIGEATEELHLTMNDRHFNNKPIDLPLDVLLGKTPKMLRDVERKRVEGALLQRDEIYLAEAVERVLHLPVVAEKTFLITIGDRSVTGMVARDQMVGPWQVPVADCAVTTASLDSYYGEAMSIGERAPVALRNFAASARLAVGEALTNIAATHIGPLTRVKLSANWMAAAGHPGEDAGLYEAVKAVGEELCPALGLTIPVGKDSMSMKTRWQEEGEDRAVTSPMSLVISAFARVEDVRNTVTPQLRTGQDNALLLIDLGAGNKALGATALAQVYRQLGRKTADVHSPEQLAGFFNAIQQLVADNALLAYHDRSDGGLLVTLAEMAFAGHCGITVDIASQGEDTLATLFNEELGAVIQIPAARRAEVNAVLALHGLADCVHYLGHAEEGTRFTINKGAEAVYQESRSTLRRWWAETSWQMQRLRDNPQCADQEHIARQDDNDPGLNVSLTFDPQEDIAAPYIAKHVRPKVAVLREQGVNSHVEMAAAFHRAGFDAIDIHMSDLLANRRNLQDFQALVACGGFSYGDVLGAGEGWAKSILFNSRVRDEFAEFFLRPQTLALGVCNGCQMMSNLRELIPGADLWPRFVRNKSDRFEARFSLVEVEKSPSLFMNDMAGSRMPIAVSHGEGQVEVRDGAHLAAIEEHGLVALRYINHYGQVTENYPANPNGSPNGITAVTSTSGRATVMMPHPERVFRTVSNSWHPEEWGEDGPWMRMFRNARRQLG